The proteins below come from a single Metarhizium brunneum chromosome 1, complete sequence genomic window:
- the asaE_1 gene encoding MFS transporter asaE has protein sequence MASASEKPPTTPGSSASDTGEESGPEQCIPPKDDAHLDTWRGWVVVAAASMSLFMYMGVIYSWGILQAKMADAKGYSLTTLTFVGSLATSFMVSLCILVGKLVRKFGYRRTALVGAVFLGLGEFLSSWVVGHLWALFITHGILFGVGGGLTILPCSTAPLQWFRRYRGLATGIVFGGGSLGAAVMGVAANELVNKVGIEWTFRILGFMLWAVCLPAAYCIKQPLLSKSAVPQLQWYRWREPKFVLLILGGAIACFPLFVPPYFIPIFARSIGSSGSTAIIALTIWNLASTFGRVFAGYSADAFLGPLNSLNISLLFCGVSALAIWPFVTNMGLLVFFTIINGVGCGSFFSLFPLAVGTTFGAPNTMGILPILWQAWIFGYFMGTPIAARLYSLAGTGTDVSLYRPAAYYAGAASFVGIFFMVAIRLMNSKKIFTKV, from the exons ATGGCATCGGCATCCGAGAAGCCGCCAACCACACCCGGATCGTCGGCCTCTGATACCGGCGAGGAATCAGGCCCCGAGCAGTGTATCCCGCCCAAGGACGACGCTCACCTCGACACCTGGCGGGgatgggtggtggtggccgccGCGTCCATGTCTCTCTTCATGTACATGGGCGTCATATACAGCTGGGGCATACTGCAGGCGAAAATGGCCGACGCAAAGGGCTACTCGCTGACGACGCTGACATTTGTCGGATCGCTAGCCACGTCCTTCATGGTGTCGCTGTGTATATTGGTGGGAAAGCTGGTCAGGAAGTTTGGCTACAGGAGGACGGCCCTGGTGGGCGCCGTGTTTCTGGGACTGGGCGAGTTTCTGTCGAGTTGGGTCGTGGGCCATTTGTGGGCCTTGTTTATCACGCACGGCATACTATTTGGTGTCGGGGGAGGTTTGACGATTTTG CCCTGCTCGACCGCGCCGCTGCAGTGGTTCCGCAGGTATCGTGGTCTTGCGACGGGCATTGTCTTTGGGGGAGGGAGCCTTggtgccgccgtcatgggcGTTGCCGCCAACGAACTTGTTAACAAGGTTGGGATTGAGTGGACGTTTAGAATCCTGGGCTTTATGCTGTGGGCGGTTTGTCTTCCGGCCGCGTACTGCATCAAGCAGCCCTTGCTGTCCAAGTCTGCCGTTCCGCAGCTCCAGTG GTATCGATGGCGGGAGCCCAAGTTCGTCCTTCtcatcctcggcggcgccattgCGTGCTTCCCTCTCTTCGTCCCGCCGTACTTTATTCCCATTTTCGCCCGATCAATCGGCAGCTCTGGCTCAACCGCCATCATTGCCCTCACGATATGGAATCTCGCATCCACCTTTGGTCGTGTGTTTGCTGGGTATTCTGCCGATGCATTCCTCGGACCACTTAACAGTCTCAACATTTCGCTCTTGTTCTGCGGTGTGAGCGCATTGGCAATTTGGCCGTTTGTGACAAACATGGGCTTGTTGGTCTTCttcaccatcatcaacggcgTTGGCTGCGGCTCCTTTTTTAGTCTGTTCCCCCTGGCGGTGGGAACTACTTTTGGGGCTCCTAATACCATGGGCATTTTGCCCATTCTGTGGCAAGCCTGGATCTTTGGCTATTTTATG GGCACTCCGATTGCTGCGAGGCTGTACTCCCTGGCGGGAACTGGGACCGATGTCAGCCTCTACCGACCTGCTGCGTATTATGCCGGTGCTGCGTCCTTTGTCGGCATATTCTTCATGGTTGCTATTCGCCTGATGAACTCGAAGAAGATTTTCACAAAAGTGTGA